ttttcaaattatttaTCAAATGACCAACTTCCTCATCATTTGTCTGCTCGTTGTTAtcagttttcaaattgtttatCAAATGATCAACTTCCTCATCCTTTGTCTCCTCGTTGTCGTCTATAAAGTCAGTGTAATCCAGCTCTTTCTCATCTCCAGGTCCAATCTCACCCTTGGCTAGCTTACTCAAATAAAGTTTACAGTATTTTATTCGTTTCTCCAAAGCACTTACATTTGCTTCATTTATGTTTTCCTTCCAAAGGTGTAATATACACGAAAATAAGTCAATACAACACCAAAGCGACCTTCTCAACATAACATCCCAGGGCCCATCTTTCAATTGCTTTAGTTTCTCATTATACAGTGACATTGTAAAATTGAGCATGTACACCTTAGCCTTTTCTTGGTCATGTATTAGGGTATTCATGACTTGTATACTCTTGTCACTGTTTTCTGCTTGAGTTTCACCGCTAACTTCCTTTTTGAACCCTTCAATCGTATCCAGCAGCCCCGTGGCTAGTCCAGTCATTTCTTGCGACCGTTCATCTTCACTTAGTATCAATTCCACCGCGTATAACTGAAGATAGTATCCGATGATCCCTAATCCAACTTTGTCAAAATCTCTCGCCGTAGCAACTACCCTAGTGGCTACATTTGTTACTGACATTACTTCACAATATAAAAATCAGCCTCAAGCTACCAAACCCAATCCTTCGGTAGTTATATAAACTACTCTTTTCTCAGCTACTCTACTATTTGATAAGGCCATTCGCCAaatattactttttttcttcattttatCCTTCTTCAACGCTCATCcataataacaaaaaaaaacaacaacgaaAAAGCACCATTAAAACCATTAGAACAAACTCAGCAAaggttaaaaaaaaaaaccgttacgcaaaaagataatataCCTCTCGAGAGGATGGCGTTGGAAG
This DNA window, taken from Saccharomyces eubayanus strain FM1318 chromosome XII, whole genome shotgun sequence, encodes the following:
- the VTA1 gene encoding Vta1p; translated protein: MSVTNVATRVVATARDFDKVGLGIIGYYLQLYAVELILSEDERSQEMTGLATGLLDTIEGFKKEVSGETQAENSDKSIQVMNTLIHDQEKAKVYMLNFTMSLYNEKLKQLKDGPWDVMLRRSLWCCIDLFSCILHLWKENINEANVSALEKRIKYCKLYLSKLAKGEIGPGDEKELDYTDFIDDNEETKDEEVDHLINNLKTDNNEQTNDEEVGHLINNLKTDDIKTEKECWEDQVNSDEPGDDVPEFIDDSDSIDGEEPKRGKSEGSYIHDSKPEVKQREVPPPSPSPAHKSYSKDELANIMDKSSKIEQIQKLAKYAISALNYEDLPTAKDELTKALELLNSI